The following are from one region of the Streptomyces rubrogriseus genome:
- a CDS encoding SH3 domain-containing protein — protein sequence MSVDQVQDIGGGEEGEKTAGEAVVAAAALRSYPVAPGYRLNVRSGPGTNYSLVRVLAEGSRVTINCQRTGQWVSGPYGTSNIWDNIGGGQYVSDAYILTGSDGWVAPRC from the coding sequence ATGTCTGTCGACCAGGTCCAGGACATCGGCGGCGGGGAAGAGGGCGAAAAGACAGCGGGCGAGGCAGTCGTCGCGGCGGCGGCCCTGCGCTCCTACCCGGTCGCGCCGGGCTACCGCCTGAACGTGCGCAGCGGCCCGGGCACCAACTACTCCCTGGTGCGGGTCCTGGCCGAGGGCTCCAGGGTCACGATCAACTGCCAGCGCACGGGGCAGTGGGTCTCCGGCCCCTACGGCACCTCGAACATCTGGGACAACATCGGCGGCGGTCAGTACGTCTCCGACGCGTACATCCTCACCGGCAGCGACGGCTGGGTGGCCCCGCGCTGCTGA
- a CDS encoding DUF4232 domain-containing protein — MRVRKLTIAAMALAAGLSLTACQNDDDAAGQSTAPPAASTTASSDGGSGSAGSDSAESPDGTGGTEGTGGSGGTGGTGGAGEDGTAAKCSTDELEITAMDATVGGDTEGTVAVDLKNGGGRDCSLAGYAGVDLKTNSGTVSAERTGDPTPRIVLKDGETVTFGITYPVNDSGGSGVRITGLVVTPPDETKSVTLDWPGGSSLPVTDGSGTPVRVGPLGSAGQGG; from the coding sequence ATGCGCGTTCGCAAGCTGACCATCGCCGCCATGGCCCTCGCCGCCGGTCTCTCGCTCACGGCCTGCCAGAACGACGACGACGCCGCGGGCCAGAGCACCGCTCCGCCGGCCGCCTCCACCACGGCCTCCTCGGACGGCGGGTCGGGTTCGGCGGGCTCGGACTCCGCGGAGTCCCCCGACGGGACCGGCGGCACCGAGGGAACGGGGGGCTCGGGCGGTACCGGCGGAACCGGTGGCGCCGGCGAGGACGGCACGGCCGCCAAGTGCAGCACCGACGAGCTGGAGATCACGGCGATGGACGCCACCGTCGGCGGCGACACCGAGGGGACCGTCGCGGTCGACCTGAAGAACGGCGGCGGCCGGGACTGCTCCCTCGCGGGCTACGCGGGCGTCGACCTGAAGACGAACTCGGGCACCGTGTCCGCCGAGCGCACCGGCGACCCGACCCCCAGGATCGTCCTCAAGGACGGGGAGACGGTGACCTTCGGCATCACCTACCCGGTCAACGACTCGGGCGGCTCCGGCGTCCGCATCACCGGCCTGGTGGTGACCCCGCCCGACGAGACGAAGTCGGTCACCCTCGACTGGCCGGGCGGCTCCTCGCTGCCCGTCACGGACGGTTCCGGCACCCCGGTGCGGGTCGGCCCGCTCGGCAGCGCCGGCCAGGGCGGCTGA